The following are encoded in a window of Prevotella melaninogenica genomic DNA:
- a CDS encoding zinc-dependent metalloprotease, translating to MIRMNFSFKNSLLGGALLFLLVLQSTVAKADDDKSKSKPKKETKYDRLFKDKKTETARSKFITVHKLDNKIYFELPRTLLKKQMMLGGVVNSTTDASTVTVGSTSSNPVLFYFDIQDSSVVMKTPNNVLFKENANSADLDNALSLNYRDGIWQGFNIMAYNNDSSAVVFDVTSLLGKPTNLISVMPTKNGNYSIKATPRPELSFIRGIKSFDTNVIVNNDFTYGVSTSLMSMPIGGERPTTVGVSYSVALVPESAMRPRIMDSRIGVNYSVRLGIPKEGEGTKRIFYSHRWNLVPKDKKAYAKGKLSQPVNPIRFYLDNTFPEAWKQPIREGVLEWNKAFEKIGFKNAIEVVDFPQKQGDFDPDNIQYSCIRYIPSGSSSAPKSDIYVNPNTGEIVAASMFIYSDVEKLLHKWRLIETGAVDPSVRSNRLSAAKFAEGLKMLVTKETGSMLGLLDNLGASATYPTDSLRNARFTTTMGLAPSVMDDVHYNYVAQPTDNGVRLTPTGLGMYDYFTIDWNYRYFDTDNVSINDEKNTLEAFVDKKVTNPRLRYYAERNAKWDPRLAAGALGNDMIASANLANKNYTIVENNLSKWIKNDEDTRIKDQLYLQISQNRYALFKQVLSNVGGMYLNNMKISAGVPQYQVVSKDLQRRSLLWCLQEAMSFKKYANRDFERKGYLSVSYYDQSLEFMGYDLMAARMRVAITSYLNPNSYTQKEYFDDIYNTLFKSVAEMRAPSQGERVLQRAFMSQAQSVVSKATGNGGSGGGSGSSMALKGDDLGATPGFGDPSQNLAPTVDITLADNSELYFYNCLLKLRTALEKCLKANLPLEACTHYEMMLFKINKTLEVKK from the coding sequence ATGATAAGAATGAATTTCTCATTTAAGAACTCTTTACTTGGAGGGGCATTATTGTTCCTCCTTGTATTGCAAAGTACTGTTGCAAAAGCTGATGATGACAAGTCTAAGTCTAAACCAAAGAAGGAGACAAAGTATGACCGTCTCTTCAAAGATAAAAAGACTGAGACGGCACGTAGTAAGTTTATTACTGTTCATAAGCTTGATAACAAGATTTACTTTGAGTTGCCACGTACTTTGTTGAAGAAGCAGATGATGCTTGGTGGAGTAGTAAACTCAACAACTGATGCATCTACAGTTACTGTTGGTTCAACAAGTTCTAATCCTGTTTTGTTCTATTTTGACATACAGGATAGCTCTGTAGTGATGAAGACTCCTAACAATGTTCTTTTCAAGGAGAATGCTAACTCAGCAGATCTTGATAATGCATTGTCGCTGAATTATCGTGATGGTATTTGGCAGGGCTTTAACATTATGGCTTATAACAACGACAGCTCTGCAGTTGTCTTTGACGTAACTTCTTTGTTAGGTAAACCAACTAACCTCATATCGGTTATGCCAACAAAGAATGGTAACTATAGTATCAAGGCTACTCCTAGGCCTGAACTCTCGTTCATTCGTGGTATAAAGAGTTTTGATACAAACGTCATCGTTAATAATGACTTCACTTATGGTGTGTCTACTTCTCTGATGTCTATGCCTATCGGAGGTGAACGTCCTACAACTGTTGGTGTTAGTTATAGCGTAGCACTTGTGCCAGAGTCTGCAATGCGTCCACGTATTATGGACTCACGTATCGGTGTTAACTACTCAGTTCGTTTGGGAATTCCAAAGGAAGGTGAAGGTACAAAGCGTATCTTCTACTCTCATCGTTGGAATCTTGTACCAAAGGATAAGAAGGCTTATGCAAAGGGTAAGCTGAGTCAGCCTGTTAATCCAATCCGTTTCTATTTGGATAATACCTTCCCAGAGGCATGGAAACAGCCAATTCGTGAGGGTGTTCTTGAGTGGAATAAAGCTTTTGAAAAGATAGGCTTTAAGAATGCTATTGAGGTTGTTGACTTCCCTCAGAAGCAAGGAGATTTCGACCCAGATAACATTCAGTATTCTTGTATTCGCTACATACCAAGTGGTTCTTCATCTGCTCCAAAGAGTGATATCTATGTCAATCCTAATACAGGTGAGATTGTGGCAGCCTCTATGTTCATCTATTCTGATGTCGAGAAGTTGTTACATAAGTGGCGTTTGATTGAAACAGGTGCCGTTGACCCATCAGTACGCAGCAACCGTTTGTCTGCTGCTAAGTTTGCAGAAGGCTTGAAGATGTTGGTAACAAAGGAAACGGGTAGTATGTTAGGACTCTTGGATAACCTTGGTGCTTCAGCTACTTATCCTACAGATTCATTGCGTAATGCACGTTTCACGACTACCATGGGACTTGCTCCTTCTGTTATGGATGACGTTCATTACAATTATGTTGCACAGCCAACAGATAACGGAGTACGCCTTACTCCAACAGGACTCGGTATGTACGACTACTTTACAATTGATTGGAACTATCGTTACTTTGATACCGATAATGTTTCTATCAATGATGAGAAGAATACACTTGAGGCGTTTGTTGACAAGAAGGTGACAAACCCACGTCTTCGTTATTATGCTGAGCGCAATGCTAAATGGGACCCACGTCTTGCTGCAGGAGCCCTTGGTAACGATATGATTGCAAGTGCAAACCTTGCAAATAAGAACTATACAATCGTTGAAAACAACCTCTCTAAGTGGATTAAGAACGATGAGGATACTCGTATCAAAGATCAGTTATACCTGCAGATATCACAGAATCGTTACGCTTTGTTCAAGCAGGTGTTGAGTAATGTTGGTGGTATGTATCTCAACAATATGAAGATTTCAGCAGGAGTACCACAGTATCAGGTTGTTTCTAAGGATCTTCAGCGTCGTTCACTCTTGTGGTGTTTGCAGGAGGCGATGAGCTTCAAGAAGTATGCTAACCGTGATTTCGAGCGTAAGGGCTACTTGTCAGTAAGCTATTATGACCAGAGTTTGGAGTTTATGGGTTACGATTTGATGGCAGCACGTATGCGTGTAGCTATCACTTCTTACTTGAATCCAAACAGTTACACACAAAAAGAGTACTTCGATGATATCTATAACACCCTCTTCAAGAGTGTTGCTGAGATGCGCGCACCTTCTCAGGGCGAGCGTGTTTTGCAGCGTGCATTTATGAGTCAGGCACAGAGTGTTGTTTCTAAGGCTACTGGTAACGGTGGTTCAGGCGGTGGCTCTGGTTCAAGTATGGCTTTGAAGGGTGATGATCTCGGTGCAACTCCAGGCTTTGGTGACCCATCTCAGAATCTTGCTCCAACAGTTGATATCACACTCGCAGACAACTCAGAGCTTTACTTCTACAACTGTCTTTTGAAGTTGAGAACAGCTTTGGAGAAATGTTTGAAGGCAAATTTACCACTTGAAGCGTGTACACACTATGAGATGATGCTCTTCAAAATCAATAAGACACTGGAGGTGAAGAAATGA
- a CDS encoding PKD-like domain-containing protein, whose protein sequence is MVKKYLFILAATALTFTSCIKDDSTEGGDGVSVISLQTPLNSSYTLNQGDTLKINPAVLQSNGKQKFTYEWEINHKLVSSDSALVYPIQNSGSYTGRLRLSNGQNIQIYEFNVNVEYAYTKGVYLLAENNSKSILSYVPTEDVNKSFHLDVLAPNNPNINFGTPCSMAWNKTIGGQANNVLIIAAGNPSTLYQLDGYEMLSLFQTPVGEKVIQVEANSDPGAPKVMAVTKNNLYSLGLNTTNLISQTSRFTSAVGGSVSFANRMTPWWRDDLFYAHGDAYFDNAHGSLLAMAIENTSVPAEILKGTFTGDTLVGMGSVNKQRNLALITNQTSTGTFYFTYIFPGYYSSSADKRIAANVLYRVAMPSTSGIANGSVVRSARSKNIVYYTNGNAVYAHNVLANSNFPTAALFTVGSSSEKIVDMVFSDDDNLIYVATNDTSASMPGSLYCYDTQTNTLRWSKQHITGRIVKALFRNK, encoded by the coding sequence ATGGTAAAGAAATATTTATTTATTTTAGCTGCAACAGCCCTTACCTTCACTTCTTGTATCAAGGATGATTCAACAGAAGGAGGTGATGGTGTGTCTGTAATCAGTCTGCAGACACCTCTGAATAGCAGTTATACACTTAATCAGGGTGATACTTTGAAAATCAACCCAGCGGTGTTGCAAAGCAATGGAAAGCAGAAATTCACCTACGAATGGGAGATTAATCATAAGTTGGTCTCAAGTGATTCTGCACTTGTTTATCCTATTCAGAATTCAGGAAGTTATACTGGACGTCTTCGTTTGAGTAACGGTCAGAATATTCAGATTTATGAGTTCAATGTGAACGTTGAGTATGCTTATACAAAGGGTGTTTATCTCTTGGCAGAAAACAATAGTAAGTCAATCCTTTCATATGTACCTACAGAGGATGTAAACAAGAGTTTCCACCTTGATGTGTTGGCTCCTAACAACCCTAACATCAACTTTGGTACACCTTGCTCAATGGCATGGAACAAGACCATCGGTGGTCAGGCAAACAATGTTCTGATTATTGCAGCAGGTAATCCATCAACACTTTATCAGCTTGATGGTTATGAAATGTTGTCACTTTTCCAGACTCCTGTTGGCGAGAAGGTGATACAGGTAGAGGCTAACTCTGACCCAGGTGCGCCAAAGGTAATGGCTGTTACTAAGAATAACTTGTATTCATTGGGTCTGAACACAACCAACTTGATTTCACAGACTTCACGTTTCACAAGTGCTGTCGGTGGTTCTGTTTCATTCGCAAACCGCATGACTCCATGGTGGAGAGATGACCTCTTCTATGCACATGGTGATGCTTACTTTGACAATGCACACGGCTCTCTGCTGGCAATGGCTATTGAGAATACATCTGTTCCTGCTGAAATCTTGAAGGGAACCTTCACTGGTGATACGTTGGTAGGTATGGGTAGTGTTAACAAGCAGCGTAACCTTGCACTGATAACCAATCAGACAAGTACGGGAACATTCTACTTTACATACATCTTCCCAGGCTACTACTCTTCTTCTGCAGATAAGAGAATTGCAGCTAACGTGCTTTACCGTGTTGCAATGCCTTCTACTTCTGGTATCGCTAATGGCTCTGTAGTACGCTCTGCTCGTAGCAAGAACATTGTTTATTACACTAATGGCAATGCTGTCTATGCACATAACGTACTTGCTAATAGCAACTTCCCAACTGCTGCACTGTTCACTGTAGGTAGTAGTTCTGAGAAGATTGTAGACATGGTGTTCTCAGATGATGATAATCTCATCTATGTTGCAACCAATGATACATCGGCATCTATGCCAGGTAGTCTATACTGTTATGACACGCAGACAAATACTCTACGTTGGTCAAAGCAGCACATTACGGGACGTATTGTGAAGGCATTATTCAGAAATAAATAA
- a CDS encoding DUF4843 domain-containing protein has product MYKSITNFFAIGVIALSLAACSNDEYKGEYSKDGTFEGANQVYFDLNNASDTLYNYSFGTQPTSVTTDTVTVKVKLAGVRKSQAQHYKVVVDPSSSAKAGVHFEAINSDQVIPADSLASSFRVVLLRQNLSDTKNENIRLVLRLEASDDLGVRFPNALKRTITFDNVLEKPYWWDNPTLQAMGLPAYTPAKYRYLLSLYNSDSSEIEKAIRYTRSWTQLYRNIQKLKAYFAANPE; this is encoded by the coding sequence ATGTATAAATCAATCACAAACTTCTTCGCTATCGGTGTCATCGCATTGTCGTTGGCAGCGTGTTCAAACGATGAGTACAAAGGTGAATACTCAAAAGATGGTACTTTCGAAGGAGCAAACCAGGTTTATTTCGACCTCAATAATGCTTCTGACACATTATATAACTATTCGTTCGGAACACAGCCTACGAGTGTGACAACAGACACGGTTACTGTAAAAGTTAAGCTTGCAGGAGTGAGAAAGTCACAGGCACAACATTATAAGGTAGTTGTTGACCCAAGTAGTTCTGCCAAAGCAGGAGTACACTTTGAGGCAATCAATAGTGATCAAGTAATTCCAGCCGATAGTCTTGCATCAAGTTTTCGTGTAGTTCTTTTGCGTCAGAATCTTAGTGATACTAAGAACGAAAATATTCGTCTTGTTCTGCGTTTGGAAGCATCTGACGACCTTGGTGTCCGTTTCCCTAATGCACTAAAGAGAACGATTACTTTTGATAATGTGCTTGAAAAGCCATACTGGTGGGACAATCCTACACTGCAAGCAATGGGTCTTCCTGCTTATACACCAGCTAAGTATCGTTATCTCCTGTCTTTGTATAACTCAGATTCAAGTGAGATTGAGAAGGCAATACGTTATACAAGAAGTTGGACACAGCTTTATAGAAATATTCAGAAGTTGAAGGCTTACTTTGCAGCCAATCCTGAATAA
- a CDS encoding RagB/SusD family nutrient uptake outer membrane protein, whose product MKKITKYIGLSMVFALLTSCSDFLDVQSKGQLTDDEMFTDLTGYEDAMFGIYGKLASSNLYGSNLSWGMVDELGQQFGYDNTQDVSYYLNRYQYTNQQARNVVDAVWSNMYNNISNVNNVLRHINDISAGAQERKMIHGEALGLRGFMHFDLARLYCTDYTRSDANTLGLPYATEFNLKNRTRYTLQATFNLILKDLNQADSLLTDDNDVTYDNTFVRDYSKGRVILFNKYAVKATKARVYYAMGKYTEAAKYAREVINATQNFKLNTSTSLDSVMRFPASKEMIFGVYAADRSTAIRTAFLRSTGYGSFVEGRRDTRSLYETDLFTALSSDLRFTSFFRENTSGSASSFSFIRLIQNDAEATRGVLKGFVLISLPEMYYILSESLYDTNKTEAISLLNQVRKSRGLGDVDAAKVATRTLFEQEMMRERMREFPGMGQTFYALKHYNRSFTDFRNIDTYQPSDAIFNLPWPDRENEYGDQAVHNE is encoded by the coding sequence ATGAAGAAGATAACGAAATATATAGGACTATCCATGGTGTTTGCTTTGCTTACATCATGTAGCGACTTCTTGGATGTGCAGTCAAAAGGACAGCTTACAGATGACGAGATGTTTACTGACCTTACTGGTTATGAGGATGCTATGTTTGGTATCTACGGTAAGTTAGCTTCATCCAACCTCTATGGTAGTAACCTTTCATGGGGTATGGTGGATGAGTTAGGTCAACAGTTCGGTTATGACAACACACAAGATGTTAGTTATTATCTGAATCGCTACCAATATACTAACCAGCAAGCACGCAACGTAGTGGATGCTGTTTGGAGCAATATGTATAACAATATCTCTAATGTCAACAATGTGTTGAGGCACATTAATGATATTAGTGCAGGTGCACAAGAGCGCAAGATGATTCATGGTGAGGCGTTGGGTCTGCGTGGCTTTATGCACTTCGACCTCGCTCGCCTCTACTGTACAGACTATACGCGCAGTGATGCAAACACGCTTGGTCTGCCTTATGCAACAGAGTTCAATTTGAAGAACCGCACACGTTATACCTTGCAGGCAACGTTCAACCTTATTCTTAAGGACTTGAATCAGGCTGACTCATTGTTGACAGACGACAATGATGTTACATACGATAATACTTTCGTACGTGATTATAGCAAGGGACGTGTGATTCTTTTCAATAAGTATGCAGTAAAGGCTACTAAAGCTCGTGTATACTACGCTATGGGTAAGTACACAGAAGCTGCAAAGTATGCTCGTGAAGTCATCAACGCTACACAGAACTTTAAGCTGAATACAAGTACTTCACTTGACTCTGTGATGCGTTTCCCAGCAAGTAAGGAGATGATTTTCGGTGTTTATGCAGCCGATCGTTCAACAGCCATTCGTACAGCATTCCTGCGCTCTACAGGTTACGGCTCTTTCGTTGAGGGTCGTCGTGATACACGTAGTCTCTATGAGACCGACCTCTTTACAGCGCTTAGCTCTGACCTCCGTTTCACCTCTTTCTTTAGAGAGAATACGTCAGGTTCAGCATCCTCTTTCAGCTTTATCCGTCTAATCCAGAATGATGCCGAGGCTACAAGAGGCGTGTTGAAAGGCTTTGTGTTAATTAGTCTGCCAGAGATGTATTATATTTTGAGTGAAAGTCTTTATGATACAAATAAGACAGAGGCAATCAGTCTGCTCAATCAGGTAAGAAAGAGTAGGGGACTGGGTGATGTAGATGCGGCTAAGGTAGCTACGCGTACACTCTTCGAGCAGGAGATGATGCGTGAGCGTATGCGTGAGTTCCCAGGTATGGGACAGACTTTCTATGCGTTGAAGCACTATAACCGTAGTTTCACTGACTTCAGAAATATCGACACGTATCAGCCTTCAGATGCCATCTTCAATCTCCCATGGCCAGATAGAGAGAATGAGTACGGTGATCAGGCTGTACACAACGAATAG
- a CDS encoding SusC/RagA family TonB-linked outer membrane protein, whose amino-acid sequence MQKIKFLQRIICVLLLNLLCIGPLSLPMSAQDLNGTKVTLSMHDATVEDFANEVAKQTGLNVKFADEGVKALKGVTLDVRDQSVSSLLVNLANQFPLSYTVDGNTLTLAKKEIAQRKGGVRGQVTDNNGDPIIGAVIRVDGVNGGYVTDINGEYEIVTDLKEVHMNVSYIGYKTVTKTVKNGATANITLHEDSKEMQEVVVTGYQTKNKNSFTGSQVAVSRDQLMNVGTKNVLQSIASFVPGMVIADDNLKGSDPNKVAELNIRGRATFEGQANTPVYVVDGAQVSAEYVADMDMNDIETVTVLKDASASALYGAKASAGVIVITTKTLKGGKLKLNYSGTVRLSTPDLSDYNLLNARQKLEYERLAGLFTDTSPSTQYKLDKDYARIYNDIQRGVETDWLSKPLRNAISQSHSLSVDGGDDRAKYNLGIRYGNDAGVMKGSDRTRLSTNFRLSYNIAGKFFVSNSSILSSVTSNVSPYGDFSDWVKMNPYENPYNSDGQLRSSLYHDLANPLYDASLGSYSKTNNFDFLNTTSIQLWFGEKIRLDGDFTVDRSKQDRRTFTSPFAYSEIRNKSADQRGSLSDNWVNTTTLQGKAMLSYNNYFFKKLFLTAMGGGSIESTSSDAATYTSIGFYSDKLGHPSFATAYAATRPSGSDTQTRGVGFFVNANTIWDNKYFLDLIYRYEGSSRFGKNQRFAPFWSVGGGWNIHNEKFMKGSPVSLLKLRASVGYLGNINFNPYQALTTYSYNSSYFYGKGTGATPITIGNPDLKWERTLSTNIGVDFTAFRGRVDLSADYYIKNTDNLLLDITKAPSVGVITSRENIGEVQNSGFELRLRTFPIQNKDWQWSLGLTYAYNKNKIKKISNSLREQNEKNKSDNGVVPLPIYEEGQSLTALKVVPSAGIDPVTGQEIFIKRDGAYTFVYDSNDKVIFGDTNPLGTGSITSYLTYKRFALSCSFLYSFGGSVYNETLATKVEGANPKYNADERVLNDRWKTPGTVAKYKRIDDTTTPYQTSRFVEKNNFLRMSSLSLSYEVPTNFIQKYGLKRMFLELLTNDLFYLSTAKRERGLNYPYDRSFEFSLRFSL is encoded by the coding sequence ATGCAGAAGATTAAATTCCTCCAACGCATAATATGTGTTCTTCTTTTGAACCTTTTATGCATTGGACCATTAAGTCTCCCCATGTCAGCACAGGACCTGAATGGCACAAAAGTAACTCTTTCCATGCATGATGCAACGGTAGAGGATTTCGCCAATGAGGTCGCAAAGCAGACTGGATTAAATGTAAAGTTTGCGGATGAAGGTGTGAAGGCACTCAAGGGTGTTACTCTTGACGTGCGTGATCAGTCAGTATCAAGTTTGTTAGTGAACTTGGCAAACCAGTTCCCACTCTCTTATACCGTTGATGGCAATACCTTGACGCTTGCAAAGAAAGAAATAGCACAGCGCAAGGGTGGCGTTCGTGGTCAGGTTACTGATAATAACGGTGATCCTATCATCGGTGCTGTCATCCGTGTGGATGGCGTGAATGGTGGTTATGTTACCGATATCAATGGAGAATACGAGATTGTGACAGACCTCAAGGAGGTGCACATGAATGTGTCATATATTGGATATAAGACAGTTACAAAGACTGTAAAGAATGGTGCAACTGCTAATATCACGCTGCATGAAGATTCAAAAGAGATGCAGGAAGTGGTTGTAACGGGTTATCAGACTAAGAATAAGAATTCGTTTACGGGTTCTCAGGTGGCTGTAAGTCGTGACCAGTTGATGAATGTGGGTACGAAGAATGTATTGCAGAGTATTGCAAGTTTCGTTCCTGGTATGGTCATCGCAGATGATAATCTCAAAGGTTCTGACCCTAATAAGGTGGCAGAACTCAATATCCGTGGTCGTGCAACCTTCGAAGGACAAGCCAATACACCAGTCTATGTGGTAGATGGTGCGCAGGTTTCTGCTGAGTATGTTGCCGATATGGATATGAATGATATCGAGACAGTTACCGTATTGAAGGATGCTTCAGCGTCTGCTCTTTATGGTGCGAAAGCTTCTGCAGGTGTTATTGTTATTACAACAAAGACCTTGAAGGGTGGTAAGTTGAAATTGAACTATAGTGGAACAGTACGTTTGTCAACACCTGATTTGTCCGACTATAATTTGTTGAATGCACGTCAGAAGTTGGAGTATGAGCGTCTTGCAGGTTTGTTTACAGATACAAGTCCTTCAACTCAATATAAGCTCGACAAGGATTATGCACGTATCTATAATGATATTCAGAGAGGTGTTGAGACTGACTGGCTGTCTAAGCCACTGCGTAATGCTATCTCACAGTCACACAGTTTGAGTGTAGATGGTGGTGATGACCGTGCAAAGTATAATCTCGGTATTCGTTATGGTAATGATGCTGGTGTTATGAAGGGTTCTGATCGTACTCGTCTTTCAACTAACTTCCGTCTCTCTTACAATATTGCAGGTAAGTTCTTTGTATCAAACAGTTCGATACTTTCATCTGTGACAAGTAACGTGTCACCTTATGGTGATTTCTCAGACTGGGTTAAGATGAATCCTTATGAGAATCCATATAACTCTGATGGACAGTTGCGCTCTTCACTCTATCATGACTTGGCAAACCCATTGTATGATGCTTCGTTGGGTAGTTATAGTAAGACAAATAACTTTGACTTCCTCAATACGACCAGTATTCAGTTGTGGTTCGGTGAGAAGATACGTTTGGATGGAGACTTTACAGTCGACCGTAGCAAGCAGGATAGACGCACTTTCACATCTCCTTTTGCCTATAGCGAGATTCGTAATAAGTCTGCTGATCAGCGTGGTTCATTGTCTGATAACTGGGTAAATACCACGACATTGCAAGGAAAAGCAATGTTATCATATAATAACTACTTCTTTAAGAAGCTCTTCCTTACTGCAATGGGAGGTGGAAGTATTGAGTCTACGTCATCAGATGCCGCTACTTATACTTCAATAGGATTCTATTCAGATAAGCTCGGACATCCATCTTTCGCTACAGCATACGCTGCAACGCGTCCAAGTGGCTCTGATACACAGACAAGAGGTGTAGGTTTCTTCGTTAACGCCAATACAATTTGGGATAACAAGTACTTCCTTGACCTTATCTATCGTTATGAGGGTTCATCTCGTTTCGGTAAGAATCAGCGCTTTGCTCCATTCTGGAGTGTCGGTGGTGGATGGAATATTCATAACGAGAAGTTTATGAAGGGCTCACCAGTTTCGCTCTTGAAGCTTCGTGCCAGTGTTGGTTACTTGGGTAATATCAACTTTAACCCATATCAGGCATTGACTACCTATAGCTATAACAGTTCTTACTTCTATGGCAAGGGAACTGGTGCTACGCCAATTACTATCGGTAATCCAGACTTGAAGTGGGAGCGTACGTTGAGCACCAACATCGGTGTTGACTTCACTGCTTTCCGTGGTCGTGTCGACCTTTCAGCTGATTATTATATCAAGAATACTGATAACCTGCTCTTGGATATTACTAAGGCTCCATCAGTAGGTGTGATAACTTCGCGTGAAAACATTGGTGAGGTACAGAACTCAGGTTTTGAACTTCGTCTGCGTACCTTCCCAATTCAGAATAAAGATTGGCAGTGGTCACTCGGTCTTACATATGCTTATAACAAGAATAAGATTAAGAAGATCAGTAATTCTCTGCGTGAACAGAATGAGAAGAACAAGTCTGATAATGGTGTTGTACCACTTCCTATCTATGAAGAAGGTCAGTCTTTGACAGCCTTGAAAGTTGTTCCTTCTGCAGGTATCGACCCAGTAACAGGTCAGGAAATCTTTATTAAGCGTGATGGTGCATATACTTTCGTTTATGACTCAAATGATAAGGTAATCTTCGGAGATACGAATCCTTTAGGTACGGGTTCTATCACTTCATACCTTACTTATAAGCGATTTGCATTGAGTTGTTCGTTCTTGTACTCTTTCGGAGGTTCTGTCTATAATGAGACTTTGGCAACAAAGGTAGAGGGAGCCAACCCTAAGTACAATGCTGATGAGCGTGTATTGAATGACAGATGGAAGACTCCTGGAACTGTAGCGAAGTATAAGCGTATCGACGATACAACTACTCCATATCAGACATCACGCTTCGTAGAGAAGAACAACTTCTTGCGTATGAGCAGTTTGTCACTCTCTTATGAGGTACCAACAAACTTTATTCAGAAGTATGGATTGAAGCGTATGTTCTTGGAACTTCTTACTAACGACCTCTTCTACCTGTCAACAGCGAAGAGAGAGCGTGGTTTGAACTATCCATATGACAGAAGCTTTGAATTCTCATTACGATTCTCACTCTAA
- a CDS encoding HU family DNA-binding protein, protein MISFKVVETVHRIGPKKGQKAFNAVPKAPMKFSADWLVNRIVRETSLSEGDVRNVIITLRNIAIEVISLGGSLDLGDLFSFRTTIPSKMVDNEKDVTAESLKRPRVLVRWKSAVTEALKKIEVDVDNPARRKTKDGKEEKKKKEGGGPEVG, encoded by the coding sequence ATGATTTCATTTAAAGTAGTTGAGACCGTCCACAGGATTGGTCCAAAGAAAGGTCAGAAAGCCTTTAATGCCGTACCAAAAGCCCCGATGAAGTTTTCAGCAGATTGGCTTGTTAACCGCATTGTTCGCGAAACCTCGTTGAGTGAGGGAGACGTAAGAAACGTGATCATCACCCTGCGTAACATTGCTATTGAGGTGATTAGCCTTGGTGGTTCGCTAGACCTTGGCGACCTCTTTTCGTTCCGCACCACAATACCGTCAAAGATGGTCGACAACGAGAAAGATGTCACCGCCGAATCCTTGAAACGTCCTCGTGTCCTTGTTCGCTGGAAGTCTGCCGTCACAGAAGCGTTGAAAAAGATTGAGGTGGATGTGGATAATCCTGCGAGGAGGAAGACTAAAGATGGAAAGGAAGAAAAGAAAAAGAAAGAGGGTGGAGGACCAGAGGTGGGATAA